One genomic segment of Flavobacteriaceae bacterium includes these proteins:
- a CDS encoding rhomboid family intramembrane serine protease — protein MNWTIFRIPVLFVVLIWLVYWVEITFDLNFNKFGIFPRTISGLKGIIFTHFIHSDTSHLFNNSIPIAVLLAALFSFYREIAYRVLCIGGLLTGFLTWIIAREAYHIGASGIIYLLFSFIFFSGIIRKHYRLIAISLIVIFLYGSMIWYILPIKEGMSWEGHLSGFVMGILLSLAYKKVGTVKEKFQFSETEFDLLFDKNGNFIGNTEEEE, from the coding sequence ATGAATTGGACCATTTTTAGAATTCCTGTTTTATTTGTTGTTTTGATATGGTTAGTGTATTGGGTTGAAATTACTTTTGATTTGAATTTCAATAAATTTGGGATTTTCCCGAGAACTATTAGTGGTTTAAAAGGTATTATTTTTACCCATTTCATACACAGTGATACCTCACATTTATTTAATAATTCTATTCCCATTGCAGTTCTTTTGGCTGCGTTATTCTCATTTTACAGAGAAATTGCATATAGAGTATTGTGTATAGGAGGTTTGCTGACAGGGTTTCTTACATGGATCATAGCCAGAGAAGCATATCATATTGGAGCAAGTGGTATCATATACTTGTTATTTAGTTTTATTTTTTTTAGTGGGATCATTAGAAAGCATTACAGGTTGATAGCAATTTCATTGATAGTCATTTTTTTATATGGAAGTATGATTTGGTATATCTTACCCATAAAAGAAGGAATGTCCTGGGAAGGTCATCTTTCAGGATTTGTAATGGGTATTCTTCTGTCTTTGGCCTACAAAAAAGTGGGTACGGTAAAAGAGAAGTTTCAATTTTCAGAAACCGAATTTGATTTACTTTTTGATAAGAATGGCAATTTTATAGGAAATACGGAAGAAGAAGAGTAA
- a CDS encoding AAA family ATPase — MNEPLAERIRPKCLDDYISQQHLVGENGILTNHIKKGVVPSLILWGPPGTGKTTLANIIAAESERPFYTLSAISSGVKDVREVIESAKKNSGLFTTKNPILFIDEIHRFSKSQQDSLLGAVEKGWITLIGATTENPSFEVISALLSRCQVYILNPFGEDDLMALLKRAMQKDSMISKRNILLKETEALTKVSGGDARKLLNIFELLVNSVVDPVTITNHFVLENVQKNSARYDKVGDQHYDIISAFIKSIRGSDPNAAVYWLARMIEGGEDLKFIARRMLISASEDIGNANPTAFILANNTFQAVSVIGYPEARIILSQCAVYLACSPKSNASYLSIKKAQRMVRETGDLPVPLHLKNAPTKLMKDLEYGKDYMYAHDFENNFTTQEYLPEEISNTTLYEPGNNSRERNFRDYLKKLWKHKYNY; from the coding sequence ATGAATGAACCTTTGGCAGAAAGAATCAGGCCTAAATGCCTAGACGATTATATTAGTCAGCAACACTTGGTTGGTGAAAATGGTATTTTGACCAACCATATCAAAAAAGGTGTGGTTCCTTCCTTAATTCTTTGGGGGCCGCCCGGTACGGGAAAGACTACTTTGGCAAACATTATTGCAGCTGAGTCCGAAAGACCTTTTTACACATTAAGTGCTATTAGTTCCGGTGTTAAAGATGTGAGGGAAGTTATTGAGAGCGCAAAAAAAAATTCAGGACTGTTTACAACAAAAAACCCCATTCTTTTTATTGACGAAATTCACAGGTTTAGCAAATCACAACAAGACTCTTTATTAGGTGCCGTAGAAAAAGGTTGGATTACATTGATCGGGGCTACGACAGAAAACCCAAGTTTTGAAGTCATTTCCGCATTACTTTCCCGCTGTCAGGTATATATTTTGAATCCTTTTGGTGAGGATGATCTGATGGCTCTTTTAAAAAGAGCTATGCAGAAAGACAGCATGATCTCTAAAAGAAATATCCTCTTAAAAGAAACAGAAGCATTGACCAAAGTTTCCGGCGGCGATGCAAGAAAATTATTGAATATTTTTGAGCTTCTCGTAAATTCCGTAGTAGATCCGGTTACCATTACAAATCATTTTGTATTGGAAAATGTACAGAAAAATTCAGCCAGATATGATAAAGTCGGAGATCAACATTATGATATCATTTCTGCATTTATAAAATCTATCCGTGGCAGCGATCCGAATGCAGCAGTCTACTGGTTAGCCCGAATGATTGAAGGGGGTGAAGATTTAAAATTCATTGCCAGAAGAATGCTTATTTCAGCTTCCGAAGATATTGGCAATGCAAACCCTACCGCATTTATTTTAGCAAATAATACCTTTCAAGCTGTATCGGTTATCGGTTATCCGGAGGCCAGAATTATATTAAGCCAATGTGCAGTATATTTAGCCTGTTCTCCTAAGAGCAATGCTTCTTACCTATCTATTAAAAAAGCGCAAAGAATGGTTCGGGAAACAGGTGATTTACCGGTTCCTCTACATTTAAAAAATGCTCCTACAAAATTGATGAAAGATCTGGAATATGGTAAGGATTACATGTATGCTCATGATTTTGAAAATAACTTTACAACTCAGGAATATTTGCCTGAAGAAATTTCAAATACGACACTTTACGAGCCCGGCAATAATTCCAGAGAAAGAAATTTTAGAGATTATTTGAAAAAATTGTGGAAACATAAATATAATTACTAA